From a single Bacteroidia bacterium genomic region:
- a CDS encoding TspO/MBR family protein, with protein MIARIVLFLFLNFGALGIGGLFTGKGVPSDWYLELNKAPWTPPGWVFGLSWTIIMICFSIYMASLWPGIENKKLIIGLYILQWVLNVVWNPLFFYLHNITVALLVISLLTLLIGYMLYNYWPVLKVKSALLLPYFIWLLIATSLNGYIYFEN; from the coding sequence ATGATAGCAAGAATCGTACTTTTTTTGTTTTTGAATTTTGGGGCACTAGGAATTGGTGGACTCTTTACCGGTAAGGGAGTACCATCTGACTGGTATTTGGAGCTCAACAAAGCTCCATGGACTCCTCCCGGCTGGGTATTTGGTCTATCCTGGACTATAATAATGATTTGCTTTTCTATATACATGGCTTCTCTGTGGCCAGGCATTGAGAATAAGAAACTAATCATCGGTTTATATATACTTCAATGGGTTTTGAATGTGGTATGGAATCCGCTGTTTTTCTATTTACACAATATCACAGTTGCATTATTAGTCATCTCACTATTGACACTCCTGATAGGATACATGCTATACAATTATTGGCCTGTGCTGAAAGTAAAGTCTGCACTGTTACTACCATATTTTATTTGGCTTTTGATAGCAACATCTCTAAATGGATATATCTATTTTGAAAATTAA
- a CDS encoding N-acetyltransferase has protein sequence MIIRQETKNDHKEVFSVIESAFKDAEFADNTEQFLVERLRKSDAFIPQLSLVAEIDGKIVGHILLTKLKIKNKSTEFDSLALAPVSVLPEFQRKGIGGKLIAESHKIAKGLGYKSIVLLGHEKYYPRFGYEQADKYGIELPFEVPKENCMVIELVENGLKGVNGMVEYPKEFNE, from the coding sequence ATGATAATAAGACAAGAAACTAAAAATGACCATAAAGAGGTCTTTAGTGTAATTGAAAGCGCTTTTAAAGACGCTGAATTCGCAGACAATACTGAACAGTTTTTGGTCGAACGATTAAGAAAATCAGACGCTTTCATTCCTCAACTATCATTGGTAGCGGAAATAGACGGAAAAATAGTTGGACATATTCTATTGACGAAACTTAAAATCAAAAACAAGTCGACTGAATTTGATTCATTGGCGTTGGCACCTGTTTCTGTCTTACCTGAATTTCAGCGAAAAGGAATTGGTGGAAAATTGATAGCCGAATCACATAAAATAGCAAAAGGATTGGGGTATAAATCAATCGTTCTTCTGGGGCACGAAAAATATTATCCAAGATTCGGTTATGAACAAGCAGATAAATACGGAATAGAATTGCCATTTGAAGTTCCAAAAGAGAATTGTATGGTAATTGAATTGGTTGAAAACGGACTGAAAGGAGTAAATGGAATGGTTGAATATCCTAAAGAGTTTAATGAATAA
- a CDS encoding helix-turn-helix domain-containing protein, protein MISFVSNHITFRIAFPEYPVSLFVDHFVLMDGAPSGAEERLFPNNKSEIFFNLGHRVTGQAHDTPQPFYLTESVVSGTRNRHFTFHPGASLSMAGLRFTLFGFNLLFGIPAYHFTDQNLYTSDVWGKEMEWIREQLLEATTYGARIQVLHNWIVSKIPATSFQDVCKWKLVERQMLQQQASVTSLLEKTIGYSHKHSLQLIKEKSGLTPKAIQKVSRFDRSLRLLNHQTSVDWAALALDAGYADQSHFIREFRQFTGCTPSSYLKEKPRIYRMYEQLETRSGASE, encoded by the coding sequence ATGATCTCATTTGTGTCCAACCATATCACCTTCCGAATCGCTTTCCCGGAGTATCCGGTAAGCTTGTTTGTGGATCATTTTGTGTTGATGGATGGAGCGCCATCCGGCGCTGAGGAAAGGTTGTTTCCCAACAACAAATCGGAGATTTTTTTCAACCTCGGGCACAGAGTGACAGGTCAGGCACATGATACGCCACAACCATTTTATCTAACGGAAAGCGTAGTTTCCGGCACGAGAAACAGGCATTTCACCTTTCATCCCGGCGCCAGTTTGTCTATGGCGGGGCTAAGGTTTACCCTCTTTGGGTTTAATTTACTATTTGGCATTCCGGCTTATCATTTTACCGATCAAAACCTCTACACATCAGATGTGTGGGGCAAAGAAATGGAATGGATACGGGAGCAACTTCTTGAAGCGACAACATACGGAGCGCGCATACAGGTGCTGCACAACTGGATTGTGTCCAAAATCCCCGCCACTTCTTTTCAGGATGTCTGTAAATGGAAACTGGTGGAACGCCAGATGCTTCAGCAACAGGCGTCTGTAACCTCTTTACTGGAAAAAACAATCGGTTACAGCCACAAACATTCCCTCCAACTGATCAAAGAAAAATCGGGTCTTACCCCCAAAGCCATCCAGAAGGTCAGCAGGTTTGACCGGTCACTTCGCTTGCTCAACCATCAGACCTCTGTTGACTGGGCTGCCCTGGCGCTGGATGCGGGATATGCAGATCAAAGCCATTTTATCCGCGAATTTCGCCAGTTTACGGGTTGTACTCCCAGCTCATACCTAAAGGAAAAACCCCGGATCTACCGGATGTATGAGCAGTTGGAAACGCGCTCCGGCGCTTCGGAATAA
- a CDS encoding CPBP family intramembrane glutamic endopeptidase, producing MNTIIKKVLYFPLTKITIGIIVCFSLFVAIQNFVLKPFIYSLIQDKSIANPIIHCISIIVLLATYYSLFRFYDKRKITELSTKYLLKEMFGGFFLGFFTISLSIFILYLLGYYQAISISTSHYSIKFFTVLMLAALIEDLFHRGLIIRVCENWLGTHLTLVVGMLVEMQHIFNPNSSLFSFFDYLIWGFTMAMMFIYTKRIWLPFFFHLGWNFSQPLYGSNLTGLNDMGSIIQSKFNGPELFTGGAVGIEGSIFTASFLLLIGIIFYYRAKREGKIVKSKLFKR from the coding sequence ATGAACACGATAATTAAAAAAGTCTTGTATTTCCCTTTAACAAAAATCACAATAGGGATTATCGTCTGCTTTTCTCTATTTGTCGCAATTCAAAACTTTGTTTTAAAACCATTTATTTATAGTCTTATCCAAGACAAAAGTATTGCCAACCCAATTATTCATTGTATTTCCATTATAGTTTTATTAGCTACCTATTACTCTTTATTTCGTTTTTATGATAAAAGAAAAATAACAGAGCTATCCACAAAATATTTACTTAAAGAAATGTTTGGAGGATTTTTCTTAGGTTTTTTTACAATTTCATTATCTATTTTCATTTTATACTTATTAGGATATTATCAAGCTATTAGTATTTCAACATCTCACTACTCAATAAAGTTTTTCACGGTATTAATGCTTGCGGCCTTAATTGAAGACTTGTTTCATAGAGGGTTAATAATACGGGTGTGTGAAAATTGGTTAGGTACTCATCTAACCCTTGTCGTTGGAATGCTAGTAGAAATGCAACACATTTTTAATCCCAATTCCAGCCTATTTAGTTTTTTCGATTATTTGATTTGGGGGTTTACTATGGCAATGATGTTTATCTATACTAAAAGAATATGGCTGCCTTTTTTCTTCCATTTAGGCTGGAATTTTTCTCAGCCTCTTTACGGCTCAAATCTCACAGGACTAAATGATATGGGCAGTATCATTCAATCCAAATTCAATGGTCCTGAACTATTTACAGGTGGTGCAGTTGGAATTGAAGGTTCAATTTTTACAGCATCTTTTTTGTTGCTTATTGGAATCATATTTTACTATCGAGCAAAAAGAGAGGGTAAAATTGTAAAAAGCAAACTGTTTAAAAGATGA
- a CDS encoding helix-turn-helix domain-containing protein, translating to MGKNNKKVQCAVDYAFQRIGGKYKGRILWVLREGCLRYGELNRAVVGITPKMLTQTLKELEADKLITRKVYLEVPPKVEYSLTDTGMELIPFISQMRSWGEKQMSAS from the coding sequence ATGGGAAAAAATAATAAAAAAGTTCAGTGTGCTGTCGATTATGCTTTTCAGCGAATAGGTGGAAAGTATAAAGGCCGAATTTTATGGGTACTTAGAGAAGGTTGTCTCAGGTATGGCGAGTTAAACAGAGCTGTGGTTGGGATAACTCCCAAAATGCTAACGCAAACACTTAAAGAATTGGAAGCTGATAAGCTGATTACAAGAAAAGTGTATTTAGAAGTTCCTCCCAAAGTTGAATATTCACTTACCGATACAGGAATGGAGTTAATTCCTTTTATCAGTCAAATGAGAAGTTGGGGCGAAAAACAAATGTCAGCAAGTTAA
- a CDS encoding metalloregulator ArsR/SmtB family transcription factor — MRRDIFQAIADPTRRAIIALIALQAMTPNAIADNFHTTRQAVSKHLRILTECQLVIQEQKGREIYYSLEIDKMKEIDLWMEPFRKIWETRFNQLDDVLSTLKKNKK; from the coding sequence ATGAGACGAGACATTTTTCAAGCAATCGCTGACCCGACAAGACGAGCCATCATCGCCTTAATCGCTTTACAGGCGATGACTCCCAATGCCATAGCCGACAATTTCCATACGACACGCCAGGCTGTGTCAAAACATTTGCGCATTTTGACTGAATGCCAACTTGTAATACAAGAACAAAAAGGAAGAGAGATTTACTACTCGCTTGAAATTGACAAAATGAAAGAAATAGACCTTTGGATGGAACCATTCAGAAAAATTTGGGAAACCCGGTTTAATCAATTGGATGACGTATTATCTACCCTTAAAAAAAATAAAAAATGA
- a CDS encoding GNAT family N-acetyltransferase translates to MIIREAKIDDIKQIQVVRNSVTENTLSNPDLVTDEDCEAFITVRGKGWVCEIDRKIVGFAIVDLKENNIWALFLAPEFEGKGIGKVLHQTMLDWYFAQTQKKVWLGTAFNTRAEKFYRKAGWTEVGTHGTKEIKFEMTYNDWIKKQNP, encoded by the coding sequence GTGATAATTAGAGAAGCTAAAATTGACGACATAAAACAAATTCAAGTCGTGAGAAATTCTGTAACAGAAAACACATTGTCAAACCCTGACCTGGTGACAGACGAAGATTGCGAAGCGTTTATTACGGTAAGGGGTAAGGGATGGGTTTGTGAAATTGACAGGAAAATTGTGGGATTTGCTATTGTTGACCTGAAAGAAAATAATATTTGGGCTTTATTTTTAGCCCCTGAATTTGAGGGAAAAGGAATCGGCAAAGTTTTACACCAGACTATGTTAGACTGGTATTTTGCCCAAACTCAAAAAAAGGTTTGGCTAGGAACAGCTTTCAACACAAGAGCAGAAAAGTTTTACAGAAAAGCTGGCTGGACAGAAGTTGGGACACACGGAACGAAAGAAATCAAGTTTGAAATGACCTATAACGACTGGATAAAAAAACAGAACCCCTAA
- a CDS encoding cold shock domain-containing protein: MSDVEKYIGLVKWFHDQARDANYGFIQHAKLGDLFFHERSIEQGQDISSFRENAIVVFAAQESKKHKDKLEAVRVKYLDTETDLNFLFSHFLSILTEKGKYSDYNTIQKGVHLKITSLLEKATNKGIVEQLFERFQNYVNGQLQTESIADEEYLKGLLKVCKSFFPDNYNQISDRIEKNISVELAHKLWLGSFIDTCQISFVASFILSATEQTKRIIFGKCSEEDKSNIFFKVLYNFENIDTEPKLKIIKEFLKLSKEFAAEQHEKILTATINACPDYFKLNLWLEGYHETLDFNSYKLYTITLSPADQKKFVKKVLKNIHEEKANISVEDLTSLNVIDFETSKLAEQVDESHLDYSTSVILNVISELQSQTKLETRKETNLAQHRIYDLILKQIKEPKDILQISGYFDECGGRCSVSVHEEKNEEGEVTTRNVTYNRNEHNKAKNHPICDGRKAVNKATKEPLLSDEKVEYWWCANQKCFKPSRELHNSTDWEKYSLLDFLTILKVDFKETDLEIYLNIINKANRFLKHLKCRECNHILYPKGKTQYAFYGVSNFSCKNESCSEQGKEIYLSHCLNGYCEMEIDSRDCVKCKPPGVDTESCGWYVCNFCHSCCNGQQLERRKWVYDNILHKEYKCHIKGHRDLGIVSCNKCGDSMESNEMNVTEYERILDWFMTNKDTSERIHKSGKNKLDKWWFVIKKGNDSYESFREKLNKYYQVGFQIPDFEKDKDLQLISEPIDFKKHSGDILTCRSCGNILDLSSDLERARAVKQFHNVKFVKVIAE, from the coding sequence ATGTCAGACGTTGAAAAATACATTGGACTTGTAAAATGGTTTCACGACCAAGCGAGAGATGCTAATTACGGCTTTATACAACACGCCAAATTGGGCGACCTGTTTTTTCACGAACGTAGTATTGAGCAAGGACAAGACATAAGTTCATTTCGGGAAAACGCAATTGTTGTTTTTGCAGCACAAGAGTCCAAAAAGCACAAAGACAAACTTGAAGCTGTCAGAGTAAAGTATTTAGACACCGAAACAGATTTAAATTTTCTATTCAGCCATTTCCTTTCTATCCTGACAGAGAAAGGGAAATACTCCGATTACAATACTATTCAAAAAGGAGTTCACTTAAAAATTACTTCACTTCTTGAAAAAGCAACAAATAAGGGAATTGTTGAACAACTATTTGAACGCTTTCAAAACTATGTAAATGGTCAGCTGCAAACAGAATCAATTGCAGACGAAGAATACTTGAAAGGGCTTTTAAAAGTTTGCAAAAGTTTCTTTCCCGACAACTACAATCAAATTTCTGACCGTATTGAAAAGAATATTTCAGTAGAGTTAGCACACAAGCTTTGGTTAGGCAGTTTCATAGATACTTGCCAAATAAGTTTTGTTGCAAGTTTTATTCTGTCAGCAACTGAACAAACAAAGCGGATAATTTTTGGCAAGTGTTCTGAAGAAGATAAATCAAACATATTTTTCAAAGTGCTTTATAACTTTGAAAACATAGACACCGAGCCCAAACTAAAAATCATTAAGGAATTTCTAAAACTCTCAAAAGAGTTTGCGGCTGAGCAACACGAAAAAATATTAACCGCAACAATCAATGCTTGCCCTGACTACTTCAAACTAAATTTGTGGCTGGAAGGATATCACGAAACTTTGGATTTTAATTCCTACAAACTTTATACGATTACGCTTTCACCAGCAGACCAAAAAAAGTTTGTCAAAAAAGTTCTTAAGAATATTCACGAAGAAAAGGCAAACATTTCAGTTGAAGATTTGACTTCCCTAAATGTAATTGATTTTGAGACAAGCAAACTTGCAGAGCAAGTTGATGAGTCACATCTTGATTATTCTACGAGTGTTATTCTAAATGTTATTTCAGAATTGCAAAGTCAAACCAAACTTGAAACACGAAAGGAAACAAATTTAGCACAGCATAGAATTTACGACCTAATTTTAAAACAAATCAAGGAGCCAAAAGACATTCTACAAATTTCAGGTTATTTTGACGAGTGTGGTGGCAGATGCAGTGTTTCAGTTCACGAAGAAAAAAATGAAGAAGGAGAAGTTACAACACGTAATGTGACCTACAATAGAAACGAACACAATAAAGCAAAAAATCATCCAATCTGTGACGGGAGAAAAGCTGTTAATAAAGCAACTAAAGAACCTTTGCTTTCAGACGAGAAAGTTGAATATTGGTGGTGTGCTAATCAAAAGTGTTTTAAACCGAGCCGAGAACTTCACAACTCAACTGATTGGGAAAAGTATTCACTTCTTGATTTTCTAACAATATTGAAAGTTGATTTCAAAGAAACCGATTTAGAAATTTATCTCAATATCATTAACAAAGCAAACAGATTTCTCAAACATTTGAAATGCAGAGAATGTAATCACATACTTTACCCAAAAGGTAAAACGCAATATGCGTTTTACGGTGTAAGTAATTTCAGTTGTAAAAACGAATCCTGTTCAGAGCAAGGGAAAGAAATTTATTTATCCCATTGCTTAAACGGATATTGCGAAATGGAAATTGACAGCAGAGATTGTGTTAAGTGCAAACCACCAGGGGTTGATACTGAATCTTGTGGTTGGTATGTATGCAACTTTTGCCACTCTTGTTGCAATGGACAACAACTAGAAAGACGAAAGTGGGTTTATGACAATATTCTTCATAAGGAATACAAGTGCCATATAAAGGGACATAGAGATTTGGGAATTGTATCGTGCAACAAGTGTGGCGACTCGATGGAATCAAATGAAATGAATGTTACAGAGTATGAAAGAATTTTAGACTGGTTTATGACTAATAAAGATACCTCAGAACGAATCCACAAAAGCGGAAAGAATAAATTGGACAAGTGGTGGTTTGTAATCAAGAAAGGCAATGATAGTTACGAATCATTCAGAGAAAAATTAAATAAATATTATCAAGTAGGGTTTCAAATACCCGACTTTGAAAAAGATAAAGATTTACAATTAATTTCTGAACCAATTGACTTTAAAAAACATAGCGGTGACATTCTAACTTGCAGAAGTTGTGGAAACATTCTTGATTTATCTAGCGACCTTGAGAGAGCCCGAGCTGTTAAGCAATTTCATAATGTTAAATTTGTAAAGGTAATAGCAGAATAA
- a CDS encoding IS110 family transposase — MYQRIDRSRAGKIIATRSFQNTKAGFEAAQAWLASKCKDTDIPCRLLLEVTGVYHENLLHFFHGQGYYVSLELAKRVKSYLKSLGHDSKTDKEDAKGLASMALHRKLTQWQPVSEQLHEIRQLVRFRNTLVESRVAWENQLHAYKHAHYSIKEIVRSLKRKIAQTHKEIRTVEAQIRALIRADSQLCKRFEQILHSLPGVGWISLATVIAETDGFSAIQSAKQLTKYAGYDVIERQSGTLSGKTRISKQGNARLRTAMYMPALAHLRKKKALYLPSTSDSSCAMADLRKKPSSPYNANSFV, encoded by the coding sequence TTGTATCAAAGGATTGACCGAAGCCGAGCAGGGAAGATCATCGCTACGCGTAGCTTTCAAAATACGAAGGCGGGTTTTGAGGCTGCGCAAGCATGGCTAGCCAGCAAATGCAAGGATACCGATATTCCTTGTAGGCTATTGCTGGAGGTAACAGGGGTCTATCACGAGAACCTCTTGCATTTCTTCCATGGCCAGGGGTATTATGTCAGTCTGGAGCTGGCCAAACGGGTGAAGAGTTATCTCAAAAGCCTGGGGCATGATTCCAAAACCGACAAGGAAGATGCCAAAGGGCTGGCCTCGATGGCGCTGCATCGTAAGTTGACACAGTGGCAACCCGTCAGTGAGCAGTTGCATGAGATTCGGCAGTTGGTTCGGTTTCGTAATACCCTGGTAGAGAGTCGGGTAGCATGGGAAAATCAACTACACGCCTATAAACATGCCCACTATTCCATCAAGGAAATCGTGCGTTCCCTCAAACGGAAAATCGCCCAAACCCACAAAGAAATCCGGACCGTTGAAGCCCAAATCAGGGCCCTCATACGTGCTGATTCCCAGCTTTGTAAACGGTTTGAACAGATTCTCCATTCGCTCCCCGGTGTGGGGTGGATCAGTCTGGCCACCGTCATTGCAGAGACCGATGGGTTTAGTGCCATTCAGTCCGCCAAGCAACTGACTAAGTATGCCGGATATGATGTCATTGAACGCCAAAGCGGTACCCTCTCGGGGAAGACCCGCATTTCCAAACAAGGCAATGCCCGCCTGCGAACGGCCATGTATATGCCTGCCCTGGCCCATCTGCGAAAAAAGAAGGCCCTTTATTTGCCCTCTACCAGCGACTCCTCCTGCGCAATGGCGGACTTACGAAAAAAGCCCTCGTCGCCGTACAACGCAAACTCCTTTGTTTAA